A window of Pantoea agglomerans contains these coding sequences:
- a CDS encoding PhzF family phenazine biosynthesis protein, whose translation MNVAFKQVDVFTSSAFNGNPLAVIMDAQGLSDAQLQAIARWTNLSETTFVLPPQHQEADYRVRIFTVEGELPFAGHPTLGTAHALLEAGWPTKQPGRMVQECGVGNVTISIGAGGSLAFAAPEATIAPFTDALMSNALGCELFDTTQTPAVVDMSIRWLLIPMISAEAVLAIQPAVSDLQRLLAHADVTGVMPFGPLPHGESEQYEVRGLLVENGSLTEDPITGSANACLARYFAAQGQMRDYRTRQGTAIGREGRVSVRFEGDQIWIGGKTVTVIDGTIAL comes from the coding sequence ATGAACGTCGCCTTTAAGCAAGTAGATGTCTTTACCTCGTCCGCGTTCAACGGCAATCCGCTGGCGGTGATTATGGATGCGCAGGGCCTGAGCGACGCGCAGCTTCAGGCCATCGCCCGCTGGACAAATCTGTCTGAAACGACCTTTGTGCTGCCGCCGCAGCACCAGGAAGCTGACTACCGCGTGCGCATCTTTACCGTTGAGGGTGAACTGCCGTTTGCCGGACACCCGACGCTGGGCACCGCGCATGCGCTGCTGGAAGCGGGCTGGCCGACGAAGCAACCTGGCAGGATGGTGCAGGAGTGCGGCGTCGGCAACGTGACGATCAGCATCGGCGCCGGGGGTTCGCTGGCGTTTGCCGCTCCAGAGGCGACGATCGCTCCCTTTACCGACGCGCTGATGAGCAATGCGCTCGGCTGCGAGCTGTTCGACACCACGCAAACGCCCGCCGTGGTCGATATGAGTATCCGCTGGCTGCTTATCCCGATGATTAGCGCCGAGGCGGTGCTGGCGATTCAGCCCGCCGTCAGCGATCTGCAGCGCCTGCTCGCCCACGCGGATGTTACCGGCGTGATGCCGTTCGGCCCGCTGCCGCACGGCGAAAGCGAGCAGTATGAAGTGCGCGGCCTGCTGGTGGAGAACGGCAGCCTGACGGAAGATCCCATTACCGGCAGCGCCAACGCCTGCCTGGCGCGCTACTTTGCCGCGCAGGGTCAGATGCGCGATTACCGGACGCGTCAGGGTACGGCAATCGGGCGTGAAGGGCGCGTATCGGTGCGCTTCGAAGGCGACCAAATCTGGATCGGCGGTAAGACCGTCACGGTAATTGATGGCACCATTGCGCTGTAG
- a CDS encoding glutathione S-transferase family protein has translation MLKILGRDSSINVRKVLWLCDELDLDFEREEEWGVEPDSLRKPEFLALNPNALIPVVIDDDFVLWESNAILRYLANAYEGDWLYPQNPRARAPIDQWMDWQSTELNTSWRYAFMSLVRNSPAHQDPRLLAAACKGWAHTMGILNQQLEKTGRYVAGRNFTLADIGVGLAVNRWYETPLDHPSLPAVRNYYERLTERHPYTVWGRNGKP, from the coding sequence ATGCTGAAAATTCTTGGGCGCGACTCGTCAATTAACGTGCGTAAAGTGCTCTGGCTCTGCGACGAGCTGGATCTCGACTTCGAGCGCGAAGAAGAGTGGGGCGTGGAACCTGACTCGCTGCGCAAGCCGGAATTTCTCGCCCTTAACCCGAACGCCCTGATCCCGGTCGTTATCGACGACGACTTCGTGCTGTGGGAGTCGAACGCCATCCTGCGCTATCTGGCCAACGCCTATGAGGGCGACTGGCTCTATCCGCAAAATCCGCGCGCCCGCGCGCCGATCGATCAGTGGATGGACTGGCAGTCCACCGAACTCAATACCTCCTGGCGCTACGCCTTTATGTCGCTGGTGCGCAACTCGCCCGCGCATCAGGATCCGCGTCTGCTGGCGGCGGCCTGCAAAGGGTGGGCGCACACCATGGGCATCCTTAACCAGCAGCTGGAGAAAACCGGACGCTATGTGGCGGGCCGTAACTTCACCCTGGCGGATATCGGCGTCGGGCTGGCGGTCAACCGCTGGTATGAAACCCCGCTGGATCATCCCAGCCTGCCTGCGGTGCGTAATTACTACGAACGCCTGACCGAGCGCCATCCCTACACCGTCTGGGGCCGCAACGGCAAACCCTGA
- a CDS encoding SDR family NAD(P)-dependent oxidoreductase: MSNKIALITGANRGLGKNAALKLAAKGVDILFTWRSHEEEAQALITAIEALGGRAAALQLDVGDSGQFSGFVAQVKQTLENGWQRDRFDYLINNAGHGHYKPFSETTEEEFDALVNVHFKGPYFLTQKLLPLINDGGRILNISSGLTRMTYPGSATYASVKGAMEVLTRYQAKELGERRIRVNILAPGAIETDFGGGRVRDNKEINDTIAALTALGRVGQPDDIGDAITAILSEESGWITAQRIEASGGQAL; the protein is encoded by the coding sequence ATGAGTAATAAAATTGCACTTATTACCGGCGCCAACCGCGGTTTAGGCAAGAATGCGGCGTTAAAACTGGCTGCAAAAGGCGTCGATATCCTTTTTACCTGGCGCAGCCATGAAGAAGAGGCGCAGGCGTTAATTACTGCAATCGAGGCGCTGGGCGGTCGCGCAGCCGCGCTGCAGCTGGATGTAGGCGACAGCGGCCAGTTCAGCGGCTTTGTCGCGCAGGTCAAACAGACGCTGGAAAATGGATGGCAGCGCGACCGCTTTGATTATTTAATAAACAACGCCGGTCATGGTCACTATAAGCCATTTAGCGAGACCACAGAGGAAGAGTTTGACGCGCTGGTTAACGTTCATTTTAAAGGGCCCTATTTTCTGACGCAGAAACTGCTGCCGCTGATCAACGACGGTGGCCGCATTTTGAATATCTCCAGCGGGCTGACGCGCATGACCTACCCAGGCTCCGCCACTTACGCCTCCGTTAAAGGCGCGATGGAGGTGCTGACGCGCTATCAGGCGAAAGAGCTGGGCGAACGGCGCATTCGCGTTAATATTTTGGCGCCGGGGGCTATCGAGACCGACTTCGGCGGCGGACGCGTGCGCGACAATAAAGAGATTAACGACACCATTGCGGCGCTTACCGCGCTGGGGCGCGTGGGGCAGCCGGACGATATCGGCGACGCCATCACCGCGATTCTCAGCGAGGAGAGCGGCTGGATCACGGCGCAGCGCATTGAGGCGTCAGGCGGCCAGGCGTTATAA